A single Buchnera aphidicola (Cinara curtihirsuta) DNA region contains:
- a CDS encoding aminodeoxychorismate/anthranilate synthase component II: MSNILLLDNLDSFTYNLVDSLRSYKQIVSIYRNYTPLSILISAIERMQNPVVVLSPGPGLPKNSGCMLELIDLIKGKIPILGICLGHQAIVQSYGGTIDLASEPMHGKTSSISHDQKDMFFNLPNPLLVARYHSLLCTSIPSSLNVNAYHYTAVMAVKNNRDRTCGFQFHPESILTPMGSTLLYQTLLWLRMKK, encoded by the coding sequence CATTTACCTATAATTTAGTAGATTCATTACGATCATACAAACAAATAGTTTCAATATATAGAAATTACACCCCTTTATCTATTCTAATATCTGCTATAGAACGTATGCAGAATCCGGTTGTTGTTCTCTCTCCAGGTCCCGGTTTACCTAAAAATTCTGGATGCATGTTAGAATTAATTGATTTAATAAAAGGAAAAATTCCAATATTAGGTATTTGCTTAGGTCATCAAGCTATCGTTCAATCATATGGTGGTACTATTGATTTAGCATCAGAACCTATGCATGGTAAAACATCTTCTATTTCACACGATCAAAAAGATATGTTTTTTAATCTTCCTAATCCTCTATTAGTAGCACGATACCACTCATTACTGTGTACTTCTATTCCGTCCTCTTTAAATGTTAATGCATATCATTATACAGCGGTTATGGCTGTTAAAAACAATCGTGATCGCACATGCGGATTCCAATTTCATCCAGAATCTATTTTAACCCCTATGGGATCAACACTACTATACCAGACATTACTTTGGTTACGTATGAAAAAATAA